In the genome of Mangifera indica cultivar Alphonso chromosome 9, CATAS_Mindica_2.1, whole genome shotgun sequence, the window AAGCTCATATTTTCAAAGCCGATCTTCCAGGGCTGAAGAAGGAAGAGGTGAAAGTTGGAGTTGAAGAAGGTAGAATACTGCAGATAAGTGGAGAAAGGAGCAAAGAGCAAGAAGAGAAGAATGACAAATGGCACCGGGTGGAGAGGAGCTGTGGGAAGTTCCTGAGGAGGTTCAGGTTGCCGGATAATGCGAAGATAGACCAAGTGAAAGCTAGCATGGAAAATGGAGTGCTCACTGTGACTGTTCCTAAGGAGGAGGAGAAAAAGCCTGAAGTTAAGACCATTGAGATTTCTGGCTAAAGTACATCAAAATGACTGTTCCGAGTTTGTCTTTATAAAATTGGTTTGGTTTTTCCAGTTGATTGTCATGAAACAAAGCATGGGTCTATTTGTTTGTTTTCGAGTAATGCCTATACTATATCGTATGTGAGAATTGTAGTAAGTGTCAAAGGAAAGTGTGCAACTTTGTATctagtttttgaaataaaaaagtttgtgtgattttaaatatttaattatcttgGTTTTTGAATTTGTCTAAATGGGTCTCCTCAAATCTCATGTGGGTAGCCGAAGGTTATGCAATCTAATATAAATGGTTTAGATAAACATTTCAGGAGTAACCAAGGCCAAGCTTACACTGAACTAAGCACACAAGGTAAGAGGTTTGGGCTGATAAAAATCCAAGCAAAAGAGCAATGAAGCGAAAATGGTAGTTCAGGCCTTACACGATAATATAATCAACATTACTCTCTATTAAGGCACAAAGTTTTATGTGTGCCTTGCGCCTTTTACAGTATCTCACCCTCCTGAGTGAGAGGGGATTCTGATTTCTGACAGCGAGGAGTCTAAGTGCATTAAGccaataatttgattaaatagcAATGAGACAATAAACATGAAATCCATTTGGAAGACATTTTATTTAGTAGTATGGAAGAATAACTCACAAAGGCGCTGATGTaggcagaaaaaaaaattagaaaagaataCGGCGGTAATACTTGAGGTCATGGTAGCCTGAGGCTCGcggtagggttagattcgaattgagctgaatttgagtttgactcgatttatatatagttgaacttgagtttgagctcgagttcgtgaaaaccaaactcaaactcagtttgaattcgGGTAGACTCATtgttcgttattaaaacgacgtcgttttaatacatattaatcaaaacgacgtcgttttttatcaaaatttttaattgaaaaatttgacgagtagctcgagctcaagctcgactaGGGTTGGCTTGTTTCGGACTCATTCGAGTCCAACCTTAGCTCAAGGCATCAAGCAAATCCAATCAAGAAGAAACCAACATGGTAACCTAATTATCGGTTGGTTTAGCTCAACTACAACCTTATTATCAAATTCAACTCCAAAACCTAAACCTttgatatcaatattttataatatacgatatgtattttataatatgatattgtatagataaaaaatgatatatattataatgtgtattgaattaatatagtacAGTAAACAAATTAcacgatacgatatatattattgatacagatttatatgttttttcaaagaaaatgatgatattataagggtatatatgaaaatttagaattttcaatAGAATGTatggtatttttaaaataataatgtatcaattattattttttattattttatattttaaaaaaatgatataaaatataaaaaattaaatttttaatatataatataatatgtgattCGATTATCATGGTCTGAAGATTTGATTCATGTGTTACCAACCCCGGATAAACTTGAGAGGATTTTGCAGCCAATATGAgggttaaaaatataaaaaatgaaaaatgaaaattacctTCACAAAGCAATAGGTgcaaaaaaaaaggtaaattttaaacaagtaaaagaaatcatca includes:
- the LOC123225130 gene encoding 17.4 kDa class I heat shock protein-like, which encodes MSLIPCIFGGRKTNMFDPFSLDIWDPFDGFLTSAVANVPSSARETSEFAAARIDWKETPEAHIFKADLPGLKKEEVKVGVEEGRILQISGERSKEQEEKNDKWHRVERSCGKFLRRFRLPDNAKIDQVKASMENGVLTVTVPKEEEKKPEVKTIEISG